The following coding sequences lie in one Arachis stenosperma cultivar V10309 chromosome 5, arast.V10309.gnm1.PFL2, whole genome shotgun sequence genomic window:
- the LOC130980402 gene encoding uncharacterized protein LOC130980402 — MADEPAVISTIGHVFTGRGKTQTDPRNKCYPGMEILHRSHNASPHPPEANYGFGNYFTVSTAFGGFVPSLLNMQFHGFHDATVYGTMFGYLFGINVFRHDDNVLHRCLFWSLSLFATLLEQQDKREL, encoded by the exons ATGGCAGACGAGCCAGCCGTCATTTCTACTATTGGTCATGTCTTTACCGGCAGGGGCAAGACACAAACTGATCCAAGGAATAAATGTTACCCTGGAATGGAGATCCTTCACCGTTCCCACAATGCATCGCCACATCCTCCGGAGGCCAATTATGGGTTTGGGAACTACTTCACGGTGTCCACTGCTTTTGGTGGGTTTGTACCATCTCTCTTGAATATGCAGTTCCATGGTTTTCATGATGCAACTGTATATGGGACCATGTTTGGTTACCTCTTTGGAATTAACGTTTTTCGCCACGACGACAATGTTCTTCATCGAT gCCTATTCTGGAGTCTATCCCTTTTTGCTACTTTATTGGAGCAGCAAGACAAGAGAGAATTGTAA